The sequence TCTTGATCAGCAAAGTACCTTCTATCATAAGAATGAATCGAGACTGGCTACATTGAGTTTCTCCTTCCGCCTGGGCAAAGACATCAAAGCCGCCAGAAACAGAAACACCGCAAGTGAAGAAGAAAAAAGACGTGCGCAATAAGCACGTCTTTTTAAATCAAACTTTAATGCCTCGCCTGCTATTGCCCTCATAAATTGCAGGTATGAAATGGCTTTTCATTGTTTGCTTATTATTGCTGTAAAGCTGTGCTGCTACAAAAAATCTGAAAAATATTTTAACTTTCAGTATCAAAATTCACAACTACATACCGTCCCCTTCTCTACAACCCTACATCGATGGCTACCGCATCATCGATAGCGAGGTACTCATTGTCAATAGGGTATTACCGGGCATCGTACCTGTATTGGCACTGCGGTTAAAAGGCAATATCTCTTCCCAAAATGAATCACTGCCTACTTACTCGCTCTCAGGTCTGAGAAAAACACCCCGCCTCATTCAATATCATGCCGGCACTTCCAACCTGCTGATATTATTCAAAGAAGGAGGGCTCAATGCTTTCTTCGACATCCCTGCACATGAATTCTTCAATGAAAGTATCTCACTGGATAACCTGGTAGACATTTCCTTCTTAGAAGATCAACTGAGCGAAGGCACTGACTACATCGGCATCGTAGAAAATTTCCTACTACAACAACTCAAACACCGCACACCCGATCAGTTAATATTAGCAGCTACTAATGCAATCAAAGAACAACAGGGCAATTTAAATATCACTCAACTCGCCTCCTCCCTTTATATTAGTCAGGATGCATTTGAAAAACGTTTCAGAAAAGTGATCGGCACTACGCCAAAACAATTTGCAAGCCTCGTACGTATGCAATCCATCGTTAAAAACTATTCCACTAAAGACTTCACCCACCTTGCTCTCGAAGCCGGCTACTTTGACCAGGCACACTTCAACAAAGCCTTCAAACAATTCACCGGTCTCACGCCATCCAGCTTTTTCAATACACCTCCTCAATGGTAAATTTTACTATTTCCCAGAGATGGTAACAGCGAATGATTTACCTCAATGGTAAAATCAATGATTTTTACTATTCCCATATATGATAACAGCGAATCATTTACCTCAATGGTAAAATCAATGATTTTTTACTATTCCCAGATATGATAACAGCGAATGATTTACCTCAATGGTAAAATCAATGATTTTTTACTATTCCCAGAGATGGTAACAGCGAATGATTTACCTCAATGGTAAAATCAATGATTTTTACTATTTCCAGAGATGACAATAGCGAATCATTTACCTCAATGGTAAAATCAATGATTTTTTACTATTTCCAGAGATGATAATAGCGAATGATTTACCTCAATGGTAAAATCAATGATTTTTACTATTTCCAGAGATGACAATAGCGAATCATTTACCTCAATGGTAAAATCAATGATTTTTTACTATTCCCCGGCGTGATACCAGCGCATCTTTGCTACATGAAACATTTACTCATCGCATTGCTGCTCTTTGCTGGCACCGCAAAAAACACACAACACATGAAAGCTTTTGTCGTACTCGTTAAAGTACCACTTACTTACACTACAGAACAAGCCAAAGCTGTCAATCCCCAATGGGAAAAAGCCATTGCAGACTGGAAAGCATCCGGTCATTACATCACCAGCTTTGCCTATCCGGGAGAAAGTAAAGTGATTGCTCAACAGGCAGAGACGAAGAATCCCGCCCATCCTGAAGATAGTAACGTGACCACCCAACAAGCAACAATAGAAAACCTGAAACAGGTAAGTAGCATCCTGCTACGTGCAGAAAATATAGATGAGGCAACAATACTGGCCCAATCCTGTCCAATATTAAAATACGGAGGTAGCGTGGAAATCAGGGAAATCCCTAAGGGCGAACCGGCAATATTTCCTCCTTTACAATAGGCAAAATTTCTTGCTCTACAATAGGTAATATTTCCTCCTCTACGGCAGGAAATACCTCCTCCTTTACAATAAAAGAATTCCCCCACGCAGTCATTGCTTCCAATACAGGAATCAATGTCTCACCCAATTCAGTAAGAAAATATTCCACCTTTGGAGGCAACTGTGCATACACCACTTTCCGGATGATGCCATGTGCCTCCAATTCTTTCAATTGCTGATTCAACACCTGTCTGGATGCCTTTGGATTTTGCTGCTGCAATTGCCCGGGCCGGTTAATACCCTTGTAAATACTATATAGCAAACAAGGCTTCCACTTATTACCAATGATATCCATCGTCATGGCCATCCCGCAATCGAGGTCCTTCGGTATTTTACGCTCATACATATAACAAAGATACACCGCCTGTCAATAACCCGACATACGCATAATTTTATGCGTATGTCATAATCAACTGCGTACTTGACTCCAACGACATATACCGTGAATTTTGCCTTCAAAACAATCAAGATGAAACAACTTCTTTTTATTTTATTCCTGACAATTTCGCAACAAGCAAATTCGCAACAAGTCATTCCGCTACAACCCATTTCTCAACAAGTTATTCCGCAACACCCCACTTCGCAACACCCCATTCCGCTACAAGCCATTGCACAATTAAACCAACCTGGTTATTACCGCACTCAACTCGGCGACTACGAAGTGACTGCATTATCAGATGGCACGGTGCCTATTCACCTGCACGATATCCTCACCAATGTCTCGCACCGGGAAATCGATAGTTTGACGACACTCAGTTATCAAACACCCACCGAAGAAGCCTCTGTCAATGCCTACCTTTTAAAAATCAACGGCAAAAACATCCTCATCGATGCAGGCGCTGCTGAATTGTATGGCCCTACACTAGGCCACCTGCCAGAGAGCTTGCGCAAAATAGGCATAGCACCTGAACAAATCGATGCGATATTAGTCACACACATTCACACCGATCACACCGGCGGACTCATGCTCGATGGCAAAATGGTTTTCCCAAATGCCACCATTTACATCAGTAAACCAGAAGCAGATTTCTGGATGAATGAGAAAAACAAGACACCCCGCTTAGCCAAATGGTTCAAAGAAGCTGAAGACAAAGTAGGACCTTACATAAAAGCCGGCAAAGTAAAAACCTTTGAATATGGCACGCCACTTTTTCCCGGTATTACACCCATCGATGCTCACGGACATACACCCGGCCACACCTTCTATGCATTAGAGAGCAAAGGCGAAAAGATGCTATTCATCGGCGATATGATACATGCCGCCAGCATACAATTTCCAGACCCTGCCGTTACTATCAACTTTGATGTAGATGAAAAAAACGCCGCTATACAAAGGATCAAAACATTTAAAGATGCAGCTGCTAAGGGCTACTGGCTGGCCGCTGATCACATCTCCTTCCCGGGTATCGGTCATGTGAGACCACAAGCCAATGGCTATCTATGGATACCTATCAATTACAGCACATTAGGATCTGGCCAATAAAAGGTTTGATTTTCTTAACTTTGCCATATGGCAACAAGAATCAGTACCTGTATCGGCGCAGACTTAAAATCTAAAGGTTTTAAAGTACATGAGGTATCCGGCATCGTACCGGCCGCAGAAGTGCACGCCAGAAGGGATTATTATAAAATAGTGATGGTAACGGGGGATTTCATCCTGAAATTCGGAGATAAAACGATGGACATAGATGGTACCTACCTTTTCTTCGCCAATCCGAACGTCCATCATACGATTATCCCCCGTTCCCTTGAAAGATCAGGCTATGCCTGTGTCTTCACGGAAGATTTTATTGCTGGCAGGGAACTGACTGACCTGGTGCAGAATTCACCGCTATTCAGATCATCCGAATCACCGGTACTGCCATTAAACCCGGAACAAGTCGCATTTCTGACCAGCATTTACAGGAAAATGCTCACCGTATATAATAGTGATTATGAGCACAGAGATGAATTGTTCCGTAACTGTATTGAACTTATCATTCACGAAGCCCTACAGATTCAACCTGCCAACCAGGACCTGCGGGAACACAATGCCGCTGCCCGCGTCACCCGGTCTTTTTTAGAATTGCTGGAAAGGCAGTTCCCCATCGACAACCCTGCAGAACCACTCAAACTACGCACTGCACAGGATTTCGCCAACTCCCTCTCTGTACATACCAATTACCTGAACCGTACAGTAAAGGCCGTCACCGGCAAACCAACTTCCGTACTCATAGCCGAGAGAATTACCGCCGAAGCCAGGGCTTTGCTGCAACATACCAACTGGAGCGTAGCAGATATCGCCTATGGTCTGGGGTTTGAATATCCCACCTATTTTAATAACTATTTCAAAAGGATCACCGGCACCACCCCAAATGCCATCAGAACTACCAGGGTTTGAAAATCATACTTATTGATTTGATTCTCTTTAGTAAAAAATCGCCACATTCCTGACCTTTGTAGTATGAAACAATAAAACTACACTCCCCAAACAGGTTGCCAGCGGATTGAGCAAACAACCTATTGCCGTACTAAAGTCCAGTCAACTATTAAAGGGCTAATAGAGCGCAACTTTTCTAATATGCAGTGGCCCCGCATTCCCCGTAATCATCAATCGCCACTGCTCCGCATTCACCGGACTAAAAGTCTGTATCCGCTTATGCCCAACAGATTCTCCCGTCGCCACTTCTTTCCATTTATCCCCCATCATCGCCTGCAGACTATACGCTAAAATATTCTCCCCATATTCCAGATCTTCCATGATCATTATCTGACTGGCGGCTTTTCCAGTCTTATTTCCGAACTCAATAATGGATTGGGTTAAATTATTACGCACCGCCAAAGGTGCTGAAAAAACCTGTTTTAAACGATGCCCAAGACTATCAAAAACAAGCGAGTCTGCCTTTGGAATGAGTCCACTGGTATCCACCACCATACCTACAAGCATATTCGTATTCCTGCCTACACTCTTATAATACTTCTCCATCAGCTCCTTTACAGAAAACAGGTCCTTATCTTCACCAGCCTTCCACAACCATCCGCCATTCCATGCGTAATTTCTACGAATAGGAAAATCAGATTCCCCCGGGCACCAGTATTTCCCCTCCGGATCACCATGCAGACCATCTATTTTAACAGTGCCATCTGAAGCCGTCGTTTCATTTGCCCTGCTCCATTGTGGATAAGCTGCAAACCCATCTTCATTACCAATCCAGCGAATAGTATTGCCAGCTTTCAATGGCCCCTGAAATAAGATGGCTTGTGGTTGCTTGTCATGAATCATCTTCAGCACATCTGCCTCCAACCCATTTTGCAAACCTCCATCAAACCAGATTTCAAACATAGGACCATAGTTGCTCCAAAGCTCATTCAATTGGGCCAGCACAGCTTTGGTGTAAGCTTCGTCATGGGTGCCATAATAAGTGTTAGTATTTGTATTATAATAAAGCCCTGGGCGTAAGCCGTATTTTTTACAGGAGGCGATAAAATCCTGCAGGATATCTTTTTTATAAGGGGTATGTCCTACATTATAATCATTCACGGCAGAAGGCCAGAGGCAAAAACCGGTTCCATGCTTTACCGTGAGTACCGCATACTTTGCACCCGCTGCTTTTGCTGTCTTCACCCATTGATCTGTATTAAGTTTGGATGGATGGAAAATGGATAGATCAGGTAAGGTTTCTTTCTTTTTATAATCAAATGTTTCCGGTGCAAAGATGTTGATATCCAGGTGAATAATAACGCCCATCTCCGCATCCGCCCATGCAATCTGGTCTTTAGAAGGGAGCACCTGTTGAGAAAAAGATGGGATATACGCCAGCGTAATAAACAACGAAATTAAAGACAACCTGACCATAACGTTTCCATATTTGTATAAACTTACCCAATTTTGCATCTTTATCCTATACTTTATGCATGTTTATTACCCCAACGACATTATTTTGACCTTACTTGTTAAAGACGAGTCCCCGCGACTGTGGCAGAAGCATAAGGCTTAGTTTGAAATAGAGGAAAATTCCCCTGCCTACACCATGTTACATACCCCATATCTTTGCAATAAAGACAAAACACACCCAACATGAGGCACCTCAACAAACTGGTATTCTTATCTTTAGCATGCTATCTATCCTCACCATGACAGATATCTCACAAATCACCATCACAATCGCACCTTATGATGCAGCGCAATTTATCGACCATCACAAAATGGTCTTTCAAAATGCCGCGTCAACGACTATTACCATTTCAAAAGAAAAAGCAAGACGGGTCATGCAGGCACGCCTCGGCACAAGTAACTTCGATGATATGTTTGGTGTACAGGTCGGCCAGCAATATTTCGCTGAATCTCCCAGTCCATTACTGGAAAAATTAAGAGCCACAATCCCTATCGATAAAGTTATCGACGAACTAAAATCATAATTTCATTGCTGCGATAATTGGCGGAGATAATCAATATTCCGCCAATTGACTACATCCTTCCGCCTTTTGGCTACATTTCCACGCTGCAGGTACCTGACCTTTGTGACATGAAAGTAACACTCATCACTGGCGCCTCAGGTGGCATAGGCGAAGCATTCGCCAGACAACTGGCCAAAGAAGGCCATCATTTACTACTGGTAGCAAGATCTGCTGATAAGTTGAAAACACTCAGCGAACAATTAAGTCAGCAGTACAAAATCACAGCACATTACCTGGCCGTTGACCTTGCAAAGTCAGGCAGTGACCAAATCATAGCAGACGAAGTCGTTCATAGAAATCTACAGGTAGACTGGCTGATCAATAATGCAGGCATTGGTACCGGCGGAGATCTGATGATTCATCCCGATCTGCTGCAGGGTACGGAGTTGGCAAAGAAGATCCGGCAGTATGATTTCTTTCATTATGAGGTGAATGAAGCGCTAATTTTGTCGGCAGATGAAGAGCAGGATATAGAAGAACTGTTTAGGAAAATACAGCAGGAGATCAACAGGCCGATTGATAAATTCAGTCAGGATGTGTTGATTGCACAACTGGATTTATTATTCACTTATAGTAATCGTTTTTATGACAGACAGTTTATTACGCGGAGGCCATTAAACAATAACCTGTTGTCTTCATTTGAAATACTGTTAGATGAATTTTTTTCTCAAAAAAACATTAATACCGGCTTACCAACCATTGGGTATTTCGCAGATAAATTACACCTGTCTGCTAAGTACTTCAGTGATATGCTGAAACAGCTCACGGGTTTAACTGCACAGCAACATATTCATGAAAAACTGATTGAGAAGGCAAAAGAAAAGCTCTCTACATCTGAGTTATCTGTCAGTGAAATTGCTTATGAGCTGGGGTTTGAGCATTCACAGTCGTTCAGTAAGTTTTTTAAATCCAAGACGCAGCAAAGCCCTATGGAGTTCAGACAATCTATGATTTAATTTGTAGTTTTAATGCATGGACTTTTCATTCAGACAGCCCCTAAAACAAAAACAGCATCTTCGGTCAAAAGCCCGGTACAATAGGAGTAGTATATGCTAAAAAAATTCAAAAGGCAGGAACGACATCACTTGAATTTTTCCATTTTAAATTGTAGCTTAACCCTCCTCAGCCAAAAAGATTGTCATGCAAAAACTACCAGGAGCACTCCTGCTATGCCTCCTCACGTGTAAACTCTCTATCGCCCAAACGGGCAGTGCCAAAGAACCTGTAAGATACATAGGCGGTGTAACCGTAGATCCTTCTGTTCACGACGGCCGCCTCCGCTGGGCCATCGGCGTGGAAAACAGGCAGGTACTCAGGGCCAACCGCTCTCACCCTGAACTATCTGACAATTTCGGTTGGACCTACAACCACGCCCCCTTCATCGCCTACTGGAATCACCAATTTTACCTCCAATACCTCAGTAATCCAGTCAATGAACACGAAGCCCCCGGTCACACCCTTATTATGACCTCCAAAGACGGTCAGCACTGGACCCTGCCACAGGAAGTCTTTCCTCCTTACCAGGCACCTCCGGGTGTAAAAATTCCCGAAGGGTACAAGGGGTATATGATGCACCAACGCATGGGCTTCTATGTAGCACCCAACGGCCGCCTGCTCACAGTCGCCTTTTATGGTCATACAGAACACCCTTTCCGTGAAGGCGGCATCGGTCGCGTAGTCAGAGAAATTCACAAAGACGGCACTTTTGGACCTATCCATTTTATCCGCTACAGCAGTTATAATAAATGGAATGAAAGCAATACCAGCTTCCCATTCTACACGCACTCCACCGATACAGGTTTTGTAAATGCCTGTGCCGCCCTGCTCTCCGACAGGTTAATGAACTTCCAATGGCTAGATGAAGACAGCGGCAACGACGACTTCTATCCCAATTTCAAAACTTATAAAGACAGCGTGAACGCACTTTCCTACTTCCATCGCAAAGACGGCAAAGTAGTGGCCCTCTGGAAAAAATCCTGGACAGCCCTCTCTGACGATGAAGGCAAGACCTTTTCCAAACCAGTGAGAGTGCCTACTTTACTCATGGCTGGTGGTAAAAACTGGGGCCAGCGAACCAAAGACGGTCGGTATGCAATGGTCTACAATCCTATCGAAACACAGGAATACCGGTATCCACTGGCGTTAGTGACCAGTGATGACGGCATCATCTTCGATGATCTGCTGCTTGTACATGGCGAAGTTCCACCCCGCCGGTTTTATGGTAGATGGAAAGATTTTGGTCCTAATTATATAAGAGGTATTGAAGAAGGCAATGGTGTTCCACCGGGTAATGACATGTGGCTCGCTTACAGTGTGAATAAAGAAGATATATGGGTGGCACGTGTACCACTGCCGGTAAAGTATAAAGTCACGGGGCCGGTAAAAGATAATTTCAATGGTACAGGGAAAGATAATTTCACCGGCACTGTGAAAAACAATACCATCAACACAGGAAAAGACAATTCCATTAGTGATGGCAAAAGCAATTCAATCAGCGCGGGCAAAGATAATAGCATCAGTACTGTAAAAGACAATGCCATCAACCCGCTCAAAGACTGGAATATCTACGCCCCTCAATGGGCGACCGTTACCATCGCGAACAACGCCTTGCGACTTGCTGACAAAGATCCTTACGACTATGCCAGAGCTATTCGCGTATTCAAAGAAAGCAGGCAAACAAAATTACAATTGAAAGTCTCTCCTCAACAAAACGACCACGGCATGCTGGATATCGACATCACTGACCGATTTGGCAATAGACCTGTGCGCATCAGTTTCAGTGAACAAGGGTACATTACCGCACAGGATGGGGATTCCATCAAACAACTCCAACCCTACATACCCGGCACCTGGTACACCATCGACATTACGATTACCAATAAAAACTACGATATTACTATCAATAAAAAGCACTTCCTCCAACACGCACAACTAGCAGAAGCCGTAAAATCAGTAGAACGCCTTTCCTTACGCACGGGCCCTTAC is a genomic window of Chitinophaga sp. LS1 containing:
- a CDS encoding helix-turn-helix transcriptional regulator, translated to MPSPSLQPYIDGYRIIDSEVLIVNRVLPGIVPVLALRLKGNISSQNESLPTYSLSGLRKTPRLIQYHAGTSNLLILFKEGGLNAFFDIPAHEFFNESISLDNLVDISFLEDQLSEGTDYIGIVENFLLQQLKHRTPDQLILAATNAIKEQQGNLNITQLASSLYISQDAFEKRFRKVIGTTPKQFASLVRMQSIVKNYSTKDFTHLALEAGYFDQAHFNKAFKQFTGLTPSSFFNTPPQW
- a CDS encoding helix-turn-helix domain-containing protein is translated as MYERKIPKDLDCGMAMTMDIIGNKWKPCLLYSIYKGINRPGQLQQQNPKASRQVLNQQLKELEAHGIIRKVVYAQLPPKVEYFLTELGETLIPVLEAMTAWGNSFIVKEEVFPAVEEEILPIVEQEILPIVKEEILPVRP
- a CDS encoding MBL fold metallo-hydrolase; translated protein: MKQLLFILFLTISQQANSQQVIPLQPISQQVIPQHPTSQHPIPLQAIAQLNQPGYYRTQLGDYEVTALSDGTVPIHLHDILTNVSHREIDSLTTLSYQTPTEEASVNAYLLKINGKNILIDAGAAELYGPTLGHLPESLRKIGIAPEQIDAILVTHIHTDHTGGLMLDGKMVFPNATIYISKPEADFWMNEKNKTPRLAKWFKEAEDKVGPYIKAGKVKTFEYGTPLFPGITPIDAHGHTPGHTFYALESKGEKMLFIGDMIHAASIQFPDPAVTINFDVDEKNAAIQRIKTFKDAAAKGYWLAADHISFPGIGHVRPQANGYLWIPINYSTLGSGQ
- a CDS encoding helix-turn-helix transcriptional regulator, giving the protein MATRISTCIGADLKSKGFKVHEVSGIVPAAEVHARRDYYKIVMVTGDFILKFGDKTMDIDGTYLFFANPNVHHTIIPRSLERSGYACVFTEDFIAGRELTDLVQNSPLFRSSESPVLPLNPEQVAFLTSIYRKMLTVYNSDYEHRDELFRNCIELIIHEALQIQPANQDLREHNAAARVTRSFLELLERQFPIDNPAEPLKLRTAQDFANSLSVHTNYLNRTVKAVTGKPTSVLIAERITAEARALLQHTNWSVADIAYGLGFEYPTYFNNYFKRITGTTPNAIRTTRV
- a CDS encoding alpha-L-fucosidase encodes the protein MVRLSLISLFITLAYIPSFSQQVLPSKDQIAWADAEMGVIIHLDINIFAPETFDYKKKETLPDLSIFHPSKLNTDQWVKTAKAAGAKYAVLTVKHGTGFCLWPSAVNDYNVGHTPYKKDILQDFIASCKKYGLRPGLYYNTNTNTYYGTHDEAYTKAVLAQLNELWSNYGPMFEIWFDGGLQNGLEADVLKMIHDKQPQAILFQGPLKAGNTIRWIGNEDGFAAYPQWSRANETTASDGTVKIDGLHGDPEGKYWCPGESDFPIRRNYAWNGGWLWKAGEDKDLFSVKELMEKYYKSVGRNTNMLVGMVVDTSGLIPKADSLVFDSLGHRLKQVFSAPLAVRNNLTQSIIEFGNKTGKAASQIMIMEDLEYGENILAYSLQAMMGDKWKEVATGESVGHKRIQTFSPVNAEQWRLMITGNAGPLHIRKVALY
- a CDS encoding SDR family NAD(P)-dependent oxidoreductase, whose protein sequence is MAEIINIPPIDYILPPFGYISTLQVPDLCDMKVTLITGASGGIGEAFARQLAKEGHHLLLVARSADKLKTLSEQLSQQYKITAHYLAVDLAKSGSDQIIADEVVHRNLQVDWLINNAGIGTGGDLMIHPDLLQGTELAKKIRQYDFFHYEVNEALILSADEEQDIEELFRKIQQEINRPIDKFSQDVLIAQLDLLFTYSNRFYDRQFITRRPLNNNLLSSFEILLDEFFSQKNINTGLPTIGYFADKLHLSAKYFSDMLKQLTGLTAQQHIHEKLIEKAKEKLSTSELSVSEIAYELGFEHSQSFSKFFKSKTQQSPMEFRQSMI
- a CDS encoding six-hairpin glycosidase, whose amino-acid sequence is MQKLPGALLLCLLTCKLSIAQTGSAKEPVRYIGGVTVDPSVHDGRLRWAIGVENRQVLRANRSHPELSDNFGWTYNHAPFIAYWNHQFYLQYLSNPVNEHEAPGHTLIMTSKDGQHWTLPQEVFPPYQAPPGVKIPEGYKGYMMHQRMGFYVAPNGRLLTVAFYGHTEHPFREGGIGRVVREIHKDGTFGPIHFIRYSSYNKWNESNTSFPFYTHSTDTGFVNACAALLSDRLMNFQWLDEDSGNDDFYPNFKTYKDSVNALSYFHRKDGKVVALWKKSWTALSDDEGKTFSKPVRVPTLLMAGGKNWGQRTKDGRYAMVYNPIETQEYRYPLALVTSDDGIIFDDLLLVHGEVPPRRFYGRWKDFGPNYIRGIEEGNGVPPGNDMWLAYSVNKEDIWVARVPLPVKYKVTGPVKDNFNGTGKDNFTGTVKNNTINTGKDNSISDGKSNSISAGKDNSISTVKDNAINPLKDWNIYAPQWATVTIANNALRLADKDPYDYARAIRVFKESRQTKLQLKVSPQQNDHGMLDIDITDRFGNRPVRISFSEQGYITAQDGDSIKQLQPYIPGTWYTIDITITNKNYDITINKKHFLQHAQLAEAVKSVERLSLRTGPYRNLPNRKTPNQVESGPLAGADDPLPEAVFYIDDVLIQ